The following proteins come from a genomic window of Anas acuta chromosome 22, bAnaAcu1.1, whole genome shotgun sequence:
- the TNFRSF25 gene encoding tumor necrosis factor receptor superfamily member 25 isoform X1 — MKASPAGCPWAAAPGLPAHQPPSSPSRVAPVPPQRVPCSPGRKPLTQVLRGKHGTGAAAGHSQPLAPHPRSPGARGHLPGRPAPLLVWGLAGAAASTRLALRLARAQVVKARCQSLQRGWKHGKHNSPARLHGSPGRPPRAWVPAACSPALSLPAGCPGSAVAAGKRLAAPGLPGLRRGTGAAGLSAAARPSTEARSKAPLPPRDEVGRCGSSVLSPVSSSHCDACSDGTYLSQPNTRSKCDVCYECDHHAFQTVLSNCSATSNVVCGCEPGYFRSCLNDHCSEFTCSKCQLCQGRQIQQPCSDTQDTLCGGCEPNFYAKGSECRPCQKNSQEPCGEECQQACGGSARGSGLQYLLLALTVPLFMGAFVIYKRRWLQHRALGGSPLLTVPPQGCPSPTARTFSPTQEAVAMETTPCQVCDHGPGTARRSPESWALNKCPSRAAPLDGGVEPSAPQEPGTARGSDSRPRSPQRCALLQGSQLYAVINAVPVRRWKEFMRVLELRDTEIELVEMEVSHFRDQQYEMLKRWCQQTSATLDRIFAALEHMELAGCAEALRQSLAVGP, encoded by the exons ATGAAGGCGTCCCCGGCTGGGTGCCcgtgggcagcagcaccaggtctGCCCGCGCACCAGCCGCCCTCCTCCCCATCCAGGGTGGCCCCCGTGCCCCCGCAGCGTGTgccctgcagcccaggcaggaAGCCGCTTACTCAGGTATTGAGGGGAAAGCACGGCACGGGGGCTGCCGCGGGGCATTCCCAGCCCTTGGCCCCACACCCGCGCAGCCCTGGGGCACGGGGCCACCTCCCCGGCCGTCCTGCCCCACTGCTGGTGTGGGGcctggcaggggcagcagcatccACCCGCCTCGCGCTGCGCTTGGCTCGGGCTCAGGTGGTCAAAGCTCGGTGCCAGTCCCTGCAGCGTGGCTGGAAGCACGGTAAGCACAACAGCCCGGCACGGCTGCACGGCTCCCCGGGGCGCCCACCCCGTGCCTGGGTGccggctgcctgcagccctgccctttccctgcctgcaggTTGTCCTGGCAGCGCTGTGGCTGCTGGCAAGCGGCTTGCTGCCCCTGGGCTGCCAGGACTGCGCCGCGGCACGGGGGCCGCAGGGCTCAGCGCGGCTGCTCGCCCGTCCACGGAGGCTCGCAGCAaagcccctctgcccccccggGATGAAGTGGGTCGATGCGGTTCATCGGTGCTGTCCCCAGTGTCCAGCAG CCACTGCGACGCCTGTTCTGACGGCACCTACCTCTCCCAGCCCAACACCCGCAGCAAGTGCGACGTCTGCTATGAGTGCGACCACCACG CTTTCCAGACCGTGCTGAGCAACTGCTCGGCCACCAGCAACGTCGTCTGCGGCTGCGAGCCCGGCTACTTCCGCAGCTGCCTGAACGATCACTGCAGCGAATTCACCTGCAGCAAGTGCCAGCTCTGCCAGGGGAGGCAGATCCAGCAGCCCT GCTCGGACACGCAGGACACGCTGTGCGGCGGCTGCGAGCCCAACTTCTACGCCAAGGGCAGCGAGTGCCGGCCGTGCCAAAA GAACAGCCAGGAGCCGTGCGGCGAGGAGTGCCAGCAGGCGTGCGGAGGCAGCGCCCGAG GCTCGGGGCTGCAGTACCTCCTGCTGGCCCTGACCGTGCCCCTCTTCATGGGCGCCTTCGTCATCTACAAGAGGAGGTGGCTCCAGCACAGGGCCCtggggggcagccccctcctcaccGTCccaccccagggctgccccagccccacagcccgcACGTTCTCCCCCACCCAGGAGGCTGTAGCGATGGAGACAACGCCGTGCCAG GTCTGTGATCACGGCCCCGGCACGGCGAGGAGGAGCCCCGAATCCTGGGCCTTGAACAAgtgccccagcagagcagcaccactGGATGGTGGCGTGGAGCCCTCTGCACCCCAGGAACCCGGCACCGCGCGGGGCTCTGACTCgcgcccccgcagcccccagcgctgcgccctgctgcagggcagccagcTCTACGCCGTCATCAACGCGGTGCCGGTGCGGCGCTGGAAGGAGTTCATGCGGGTGCTGGAGCTGCGGGACACGGAGATCGAGCTGGTGGAGATGGAGGTGTCCCACTTCCGCGACCAGCAGTACGAGATGCTGAAGCGCTGGTGCCAGCAGACCAGTGCCACGCTCGACCGCATCTTTGCCGCCCTGGAGCACATGGAGCTGGCGGGCTGTGCCGAGGCGCTGCGCCAGAGCCTGGCGGTGGGACCCTGA
- the TNFRSF25 gene encoding tumor necrosis factor receptor superfamily member 25 isoform X2 → MKRHCPGAASVVLAALWLLASGLLPLGCQDCAAARGPQGSARLLARPRRLAAKPLCPPGMKWVDAVHRCCPQCPAGTYLKTPCSIHLNDSHCDACSDGTYLSQPNTRSKCDVCYECDHHAFQTVLSNCSATSNVVCGCEPGYFRSCLNDHCSEFTCSKCQLCQGRQIQQPCSDTQDTLCGGCEPNFYAKGSECRPCQKNSQEPCGEECQQACGGSARGSGLQYLLLALTVPLFMGAFVIYKRRWLQHRALGGSPLLTVPPQGCPSPTARTFSPTQEAVAMETTPCQVCDHGPGTARRSPESWALNKCPSRAAPLDGGVEPSAPQEPGTARGSDSRPRSPQRCALLQGSQLYAVINAVPVRRWKEFMRVLELRDTEIELVEMEVSHFRDQQYEMLKRWCQQTSATLDRIFAALEHMELAGCAEALRQSLAVGP, encoded by the exons ATGAAGCGCCACTGCCCAGGGGCAGCTTCG gTTGTCCTGGCAGCGCTGTGGCTGCTGGCAAGCGGCTTGCTGCCCCTGGGCTGCCAGGACTGCGCCGCGGCACGGGGGCCGCAGGGCTCAGCGCGGCTGCTCGCCCGTCCACGGAGGCTCGCAGCAaagcccctctgcccccccggGATGAAGTGGGTCGATGCGGTTCATCGGTGCTGTCCCCAGTGTCCAGCAG ggACGTACCTGAAGACCCCCTGCTCGATTCATCTCAATGACAGCCACTGCGACGCCTGTTCTGACGGCACCTACCTCTCCCAGCCCAACACCCGCAGCAAGTGCGACGTCTGCTATGAGTGCGACCACCACG CTTTCCAGACCGTGCTGAGCAACTGCTCGGCCACCAGCAACGTCGTCTGCGGCTGCGAGCCCGGCTACTTCCGCAGCTGCCTGAACGATCACTGCAGCGAATTCACCTGCAGCAAGTGCCAGCTCTGCCAGGGGAGGCAGATCCAGCAGCCCT GCTCGGACACGCAGGACACGCTGTGCGGCGGCTGCGAGCCCAACTTCTACGCCAAGGGCAGCGAGTGCCGGCCGTGCCAAAA GAACAGCCAGGAGCCGTGCGGCGAGGAGTGCCAGCAGGCGTGCGGAGGCAGCGCCCGAG GCTCGGGGCTGCAGTACCTCCTGCTGGCCCTGACCGTGCCCCTCTTCATGGGCGCCTTCGTCATCTACAAGAGGAGGTGGCTCCAGCACAGGGCCCtggggggcagccccctcctcaccGTCccaccccagggctgccccagccccacagcccgcACGTTCTCCCCCACCCAGGAGGCTGTAGCGATGGAGACAACGCCGTGCCAG GTCTGTGATCACGGCCCCGGCACGGCGAGGAGGAGCCCCGAATCCTGGGCCTTGAACAAgtgccccagcagagcagcaccactGGATGGTGGCGTGGAGCCCTCTGCACCCCAGGAACCCGGCACCGCGCGGGGCTCTGACTCgcgcccccgcagcccccagcgctgcgccctgctgcagggcagccagcTCTACGCCGTCATCAACGCGGTGCCGGTGCGGCGCTGGAAGGAGTTCATGCGGGTGCTGGAGCTGCGGGACACGGAGATCGAGCTGGTGGAGATGGAGGTGTCCCACTTCCGCGACCAGCAGTACGAGATGCTGAAGCGCTGGTGCCAGCAGACCAGTGCCACGCTCGACCGCATCTTTGCCGCCCTGGAGCACATGGAGCTGGCGGGCTGTGCCGAGGCGCTGCGCCAGAGCCTGGCGGTGGGACCCTGA